TTCCTTAAGTTTGTTTAAATATTACGTTGGCGTCATTGGTGGGACGAGAATGAAAGAacatattcgatttttttagggggaggggaggggaggggagaggatgCAAAAGTTCATAGAACAGAACTATTGAGTTGATTTCAGTGGgcactattttttttataccggGACTTCGTTTCTTCAGTCATTGTGTAATTATTCAGATCTCCATTTTGAATATCAATGTTCATGAGGTATTCTTCGTGTTTTTGGGCGGGGGAGGAGACAGGTAGGAAGAAAATATTCCAATCCGAATTCTCGAATGTTCggaaaattctgattttatatcattcacaaaataaaaattttggcaaattctgTGCCTTGAAAAACCTCCCTCTCAATTCCAAACCAATTTAAGGAATTCAATTGAACTCTTaagaaacaacaaaaaattcacgTCATTCGTGTAGATAGGTACCTGATAAGTGGTCATACTGGTCATACACCCATTGatggaaaattctcaaaaccaGCTCTCTGATTTGGTAAACAACCGGATAAAATACACTACATACACAAAAAACGTAATTACACGCGAATAAAATAGAGAAAAGAACTACGAAAACGATCTAGGTATGGTATCAAGAATCAACCTACCTGTACCGATTAGTTATAATTTTCAcatgtcacttttttttacggTGGCGCGCATGGGGATTACGTGAGGTGGTAATTTGTTTTGATAATAATTCATGATTGTGTTTTGTCGGTACATACATTTATACGAAACACTATGTGGTATTATTAAATTGCGTCGAATTACTTATTTGGCAATATTGTTATCATCGCACGTGTGGCGAAAAGATTCAAATTGACCGTATCAACAATTATATTTAAAATACACGATGTTTGAAGCTTTTTTATCCCAAGATAAGCTCGACCCATGGCGAAATAAATTTACCATATTTGTAATAAAATATCGTAGGTACTGTTTCCGTCATCCGCCATTCAATTAATATCTATAGTTGTTACTGATGAATGACGACTTGGTATGGGATATCCATCTGACTGATTATTTATAGGGAAATGAGAACTAATAATAAAATCGTCTGTATGAATTTGACACATGCAACTCGAGTTCAATTCAATCGTTATTTATTAATGTTGTTTTCTTTTGGGTGACGTTCGaaagatgtaggtacctagtattttACGATACCTATCTGTACGTTGGAATTATATACTAAGGTGTTAAAAACAAATCGAAAGTTCTAAAAGTACAAATACGTAGCCTTGTCATTTATAGGGTACTTAATACGacatatatcaattttttttttacaaattctttcTGAACCTTtatcatatgtacctactacctagttacctacttattatattCTGATTAACGACCAGTGGGTGGGATAGCAAACTAACTGAGGGTTAGTGCATTCCAAAATGAAGTTAAGAGGTTGATAAgaaaagaattttcatttttcctttgCAGCCTAAGATATTCAACTTATCGTAATATTCAAGGAATAATTCTTAACATGTCTGAATTTTCTAATGTAAATATTCTTATTGCTCTGTTAAAGGTCTAGAACAAATAGCAAAAGAGTTAATGGGCAGAAGGAGATGGCAGCATTACCAGCAACTTTTAATGGAAAATGTTCATTTAAAAGACGAAGGCAAACAAATGGAGGAAAAAGACTGGGAATCGTCCgataaatgtaatttttgtgatgaaaactCAAATACCTCGCAGCAAAAAGTCGATAACACCGTTTCGGTATGtaatacatttttattatttatatagCTTACTATAGTGAGTATATAGGCATAAGGTCACTCGAAAAGTATtatttacctatctacctaattAGATACGCGTTTATCGAATTTTTCTCTAAATGTTTTTTTCCACGTATAATATAAGTAGATAGGTCGAGAAAACTGTTTATATTTTCCTTATACGTATAAAGCGAGGTTTCTTTTTCTTGATATGTTTTATCTGAATGAATTCGGtcgttgaacaaaaaaaaatgttgtttgagTACTCGATGATAAATTAGAACAACCTTGAACTAATTTCAAAGCAACCATAGGAATTGCAGTATTTTAAAgctaatatactcgtacttttgaTGTTTCTAATTGAAATGCATTCGCGATAGGAGGTGGTAACCAGTAACCACAAATACcgattattaaattaaattctcGATGGTGATTATTTCATAAAGTAACGCCTCGTAGGAAATACGCTCACTTGATTCGATTCAAACTTAGTTATAAGAGAAGGAAGTGAGATCagagattgaaaaatgttggatgCATTTTCTACGATACGAGtatattcaaaaatgacgatgcaatatttttatttatttattttttgtttgttttatacATTCATATTTTAGAGTAGGTATTGTACTTACATGCAATTATGCATCGTTTATCCTCATTTCGTTGCTATTGGTCTTCTAGATATTCGAATTTTAACGATATATTGTTAATTACTTGTCATCGTGTCGATTATATCGATTTTCACATGATTGAGAAAGAATTACGAATAAAACAACAATCtcaaggtttcaatttttttactcacaCTTATCGTGTTCGTTGTGCACGTATGTAGTAGGTGCCTATATACTTTGAGCTCTCATATACGTGctatcaaataaaaattgtaaaaccatgttgaattttgaagatattgGAAAATAATTCCGCAGTATCAAATTTTATCGGCAATGAGGCTCCTCGTGGGAGGATCATGTTTTGAGATTCAGATTCAGTcgattagatacctacctactgctcGCTTACCATGCGTATAAAAATATAAGCATGATACACAGACTCGAGAAATGTGGTGTGTAAATCTTATGCAAATAATTATGTTGATTTCCTCCACTTCCTACTTtgtttttcaataggtacattGAAAATCACCGAATGACGTGACAAAGTGGAATAAAAACAgtggtattattattattattgaactGGTTGCCATCTTGAAATACATATACTCGAAGTCATCTTGCATTCGTTATTCTGGTATTTTTGTTGCTAATTTGATTACTCGTGGGGAAGAGAGGAGAGGGAgataaagaatttttgaagaaaaacgagaaaaaagagATATTTTCTTGTTTAATGTAGCTAGATATATTTTCACACTAGGAATATTAGaagtacatttgaaaaaaaaacacctcataCGTATATCATTTacttattaatttaaaaaatgcgaagcctttcaaaagaaaaaaataataacgtaTCGTAGGCATGTAAAAAACTTGACCATGCGCTGACTAAATTTAATATTCGGTatgattttgtgtttttgcaGGAGAATCAAGAGCAATCGAAAACGCAAAACCATTCCAGTGAGAGTTCGTACGAAAGCGAAGATAGCGAAGACGACATCTCAGGCAAAGCAAACAGCGTGAATTTCCACAGATCTCCACTTAACGTATCAAACATTCCCAAATCGTACTTTACCAAAACCCAATTGAACTCTATGTCAAGTCTAGAATCAGTGGCTTCATCAGTGGCAGCATCAGCAATGGCTGCAGTAGCTGCGATGAATAATGTTACATTAGGCAAATCATTAAGTTTACATTTCTCGCCAAATACAGCTGGCGATATGATTCCTCCCTGGTATTTACCAGCAGCGAGTAATTTTAAATTGGACGTCACCTCCAAGAGGGAGGATAATGAGACTGATGTTGTGGATGAACAACCCCTAGATCTAAGTGCGAAATCATGTTCGCCATCCAATTCACCGGCTCGATCACCAGAGATACCTTCACCTGTTGTGCCAACTACGCAGAATTTCTTAATGACTACCTCGTCTATCGCTCATACGTCCAAAGTTCCAGTATTGAATACTAATCGTCATATTTTTAAGTGAGTATTGCCTTATTCCCAATTAACCTAGGTACTCAATCCTCAGACTTGTTtggatgttgttttttttttactttgtttgTAACCATCGCATGAATGGCACTGGATCATACagactgaaaaaatatttccaagtgAATAAAATATGTCTGCAGCTTGCTAAGAAATAAGAATATTAATTGATTAAATTACGTAAACTGCTTAACTGATAAATCAAGAATATAGCTTGAATACAtgcaaaactgaatttttttcatacgagtacttggttgaaattattcattagaaataaaattcctaaaaaaattggGAGGGGGTGATTATGGGAAAAAGAGGGAGATGAGTGGAGAGGAAAAGGGTTCAAAGCAACTTTGAATTGCTAGTAAAAATAGTGAAATATTCTAAAAAGGGTGTTAACACaccaaaataggtaggtacttatgtcaATTCAAGCCATtccaagttttgaattttattttctttcatagattaaaattttgagaacaattGGTGTTGGGTTTTATTTAAAATACCCTCTTGGGTTCTAATATTTTGAGTAAAAcgcttttttgatgtttgaggTGGATTGGGAGCAGgttagtgttttgaaaatgtcccTATAAGtttgtaattttggaaatttcattttttgcataatttgtaTCTGTAAAGAGATGTAGTTTCATTTCTCTGTTATGTCAAATTATTATATTCCAAACCTGTCTGAAGGATTTCTTTTTCATCTGTCTTCTATACAACTAACCAATTTGATTTTATGCAAATAGGGCGAAACCACGTTTGAGTCCAATGGCTGGAAGACGTACATACACAGAAGAAGAACTACAAGCTGCATTACGAGACATACAAAGTGGTAAATTGGGTACCCGAAGAGCTGCAGTTATCTATGGTATACCCAGATCAACATTACGAAACAAGGTGTATAAATTAGCCATGGAAAAAGAACGTGATAATGCGGTCCATTTTCCCAGTATAACGATTGAAGACAAACGCTTAGAAGAGGTTGACTTACCATTGGACGACAAAGAAGAATTAGAGGAACGGGATGACGAAGATGAAGAAGTAGAAAAGGAACTTTCGGCACCAGATGAAGATGACAAGGATGCTGAGAAACAGTTCACAAAACCAGTATTTACTGTCGAAGATCTCTTTAGAATTTCCAAGCAGGCTGGCAGCCAGCTTATGGAAAATGATTCGTTGCGAGCTTTACTCCAACACGGTAAATTTTTAACCGAACAGAATATCAAACAGGAGAAAGACTCGACTAGTACAACGACAAGTAATCAACATCAacagcagcaacagcaacagcaacaacaacggCAGAACCAAGTACCTACTCCAGTGTATTCAATATTTCCACCAGGTGATCCGAAGATCTGGGGTAATCTGGATCCGAGTTCCATTACACCATATTTGACACATTTTATGGCTCTGTCTACCAGAGATAATATCTCATCTCTGATAGGCCATACAAATCCATATTTCAGTCTACAGAATCGAACTCCACCAAATGACAGTCCGACAGAGGTGTCACCTACATTCAGTCCAAAGTTCCCAACGCCTGCCATGTTTCCAGAACTCGTCCAACGTATGTTAGCTGAGTCAAAAGAGCTGCAGAATTCAGTGAAAACTGAATCATTGTTCTCATCACCACCCAACGAAAGTCCAGAGGATGCAAATAGCAATAATCTGTCATCAAATGCTCTAAGCAGACTGCCTTTATTTAAACCACCATACAAGAACGGTTCAGCTAGCGAATCCAGTTTTAACATTCCAGACTTTAACACTGACAATAAATTTTCTGAAGGTTCAGAGAAAAGTGCTACATCTTCACCACCACCCATGAGTGGTGCTCGTAGTGATTCGTCATCTCCATTACCTATGAACCATAAGCTAGGAGGGTTGAATCTGCGCGATGTGATAGCCAAAGGCATTGGTCAACAGTTCCAGCGGCCAGGCGACTTGCCATTGTCACACATGGCTAGCACCTCAAGCATAGACGGCCTGCATCGAGTCAGTTTTCCTAGCCTATCGGCGACATCAGTGATAAAAAGCCATAGCGGCAGCACCATGGACCCTGAAGATGCCAAAAAACTGTGCAACCAAATCAAAGTTCCTCTACCTTCATCCGCATCTAATGTGAATTCTTCAGCCAACAGCGGCAAAGGCACCAGACCAAAACGCGGAAAGTATCGTAATTATGACAGAGATAGTCTGGTTGAGGCTGTTCGGGCTGTGCAACGGGGTGAGATGAGCGTCCATAGGGCTGGTTCATTCTACGGAGTTCCTCATTCCACCCTAGAATACAAAGTCAAAGAAAGGCATCTAATGAGGCCTCGCAAACGTGAACCTAAAAATCCGCCAGATGACCTGAAACGAAGGGAAGATGGTAGTATACTCAGACTATCAGTCAACGACACCAGTAAACCAAGCCAACATTCTCCGTCCCCTcagccaaaaattgtcaaaccaCCATTCACCACTCCTCCCTCCTCGCTACCAACCACTCCTAATGGTATGAAAATACCAACGCTTTTTGACCAGCCTCATCCGTTTGCTCCTGCAGCTCCTTTCCCTTTTTGGCCAGCACCTTTCCACCAGCTAGCCATGGACTACTCGAGGAATCCAGCCTTCACATCAACTCCTGAACATGTCCTAGCCACCCATTTCATGCAACGAATGCAAGAAGAATCTGCCAAGAATAATCAACTATCTCATACCTTAGGCAAAACTGCCAGAGAAGTTGCAGAAAGCTTATATGATGGGTCAGGCTTCAATGGTAATTTCTTAGATGGTGTGATTAGATCTAGTCTCGACAGTGATGCAACTTTCAATGAGCATGTCCAAAGAAAGAATATACTGGAGCAATTGTACAGATCAAAATACCTGAACACAATGAACAAACATTCTGGCGAATCAGATGATGAAAGCGGTAAACCTAATATCAATCATATTCTAATGCATTCTCTATTACCCTCTGTTGTCCCCAAAGACACCAAAGATGCCGCAGCTGCAGCCTCCAAGAGTGTCGATGATGAAAGTGACGATAAGGCTGAACAATCTTCAttagatgaagaaaaaactgCCATCGTTAAAGATGAACCCAATATTGCTAGTGTacagaatacaaattttaatcTAGAATCTCAAATTGCTGGCGTTGATATAAAAACCGAAAAGAACTGAATTTATGTAAattaggtactattttttttttgtttctacttatttgttgtaatttatcaattttactgTGTATTCCATTTTTCAAGACATCTGTTTCCATGTTTTATATTTATACCCGTGACATTTCCCCCTTGTATCTCTATTGTAGGTGAATACCATGATAATTTCTATTCTATAGGTATCTCTACCTACTTTAACTCTCTTTTTGTGTCCCTGTCCCCATTCtctatttttgttcaaaattttgtctacttaattttacctatttgattttaaatttgaatctgGACATTTAAATTGCATGATTTGCTCTCAAAAGATTAAGTACCCACTAAAAGTTCTGTATCAGCTACCATAAGCTTGAATTTAGACTCAGTGAAGTATGtagaaaaatgaagagaaattttACTCTTTCTCTTCTTGGCAAAAAATGCCCATAGATGgttaaaattctgaattttttgaaagtctgcTGGACTTGAAGGGAAGATAAATGAGAGAGTTCTCTGAAGAAAAGTTATGTAAGTCTTATTCCATTAgcctttttttaaatagttgTTTGTGGTACAGGAAGTTGAAAGGaacaaattgagaaaatgagttgtaatttgaattctttaagatttattttcaattttctatcccCTCCCTCTCCTCCTAGAACCtcttgagaagaaaaactgTTGGATCactggtaaatttttaatgcaTGAACCTCCATTtcaagaatgagaaaaattgatacaaattttcTGACATCCGAGGTTAGTAGTTCAACAAATAATAagcaaaattcgaatttttgtatgAACTGCTAAAAAGATAGAGTTATAAAtagatttgtgaaaaaaattataattttaaaagtaattgAGAGGGTTGATAAGGTATTtagtcaaaaaatcaacaattacATATTAGGTGGGTATCCGGTATATGACAGCTTTTTGCCTGAAAATAAACTTCAAAAGAATTTGACtcttgaacttttcaaatttaggattttggaaaattttttctaccaatttttaGCTTAActcaaattattaaatttcagtTCTAGGTTAAAAGTTCACAAGTAAAATTTCTTCACTTCTCCACGAACTATTCATtttattgatcattttcaaaatagaataattttttatccatGGACAAGAATATTCGTTTCtatagttttttcttcaactatAATTTTGCTCCTTCAGTTATAAAGATGAGAAATGTGCTCATCTGTATCTTTATCTGCGTTTTTTGTGGCAACCTTCTTTCTGAACAgtgtaaaaaaacaatttatgactcaaaaaattgaagggaaTATTTATTTCCAGTTCAATTCTTTGAAGAGCTAATAATCATGCAATTAAGATGTCTGGGTGAAAATATTCAACCAAACTGGTTcataatcaa
This region of Planococcus citri chromosome 5, ihPlaCitr1.1, whole genome shotgun sequence genomic DNA includes:
- the Eip93F gene encoding mushroom body large-type Kenyon cell-specific protein 1 isoform X2, translating into MLSRYSSDGSCGLEQIAKELMGRRRWQHYQQLLMENVHLKDEGKQMEEKDWESSDKCNFCDENSNTSQQKVDNTVSENQEQSKTQNHSSESSYESEDSEDDISGKANSVNFHRSPLNVSNIPKSYFTKTQLNSMSSLESVASSVAASAMAAVAAMNNVTLGKSLSLHFSPNTAGDMIPPWYLPAASNFKLDVTSKREDNETDVVDEQPLDLSAKSCSPSNSPARSPEIPSPVVPTTQNFLMTTSSIAHTSKVPVLNTNRHIFKAKPRLSPMAGRRTYTEEELQAALRDIQSGKLGTRRAAVIYGIPRSTLRNKVYKLAMEKERDNAVHFPSITIEDKRLEEVDLPLDDKEELEERDDEDEEVEKELSAPDEDDKDAEKQFTKPVFTVEDLFRISKQAGSQLMENDSLRALLQHGKFLTEQNIKQEKDSTSTTTSNQHQQQQQQQQQQRQNQVPTPVYSIFPPGDPKIWGNLDPSSITPYLTHFMALSTRDNISSLIGHTNPYFSLQNRTPPNDSPTEVSPTFSPKFPTPAMFPELVQRMLAESKELQNSVKTESLFSSPPNESPEDANSNNLSSNALSRLPLFKPPYKNGSASESSFNIPDFNTDNKFSEGSEKSATSSPPPMSGARSDSSSPLPMNHKLGGLNLRDVIAKGIGQQFQRPGDLPLSHMASTSSIDGLHRVSFPSLSATSVIKSHSGSTMDPEDAKKLCNQIKVPLPSSASNVNSSANSGKGTRPKRGKYRNYDRDSLVEAVRAVQRGEMSVHRAGSFYGVPHSTLEYKVKERHLMRPRKREPKNPPDDLKRREDGSILRLSVNDTSKPSQHSPSPQPKIVKPPFTTPPSSLPTTPNGMKIPTLFDQPHPFAPAAPFPFWPAPFHQLAMDYSRNPAFTSTPEHVLATHFMQRMQEESAKNNQLSHTLGKTAREVAESLYDGSGFNGNFLDGVIRSSLDSDATFNEHVQRKNILEQLYRSKYLNTMNKHSGESDDESGKPNINHILMHSLLPSVVPKDTKDAAAAASKSVDDESDDKAEQSSLDEEKTAIVKDEPNIASVQNTNFNLESQIAGVDIKTEKN
- the Eip93F gene encoding mushroom body large-type Kenyon cell-specific protein 1 isoform X1, with product MDPESYDVIYEDKKKIQKQFQTWSKTLLYVVGLEQIAKELMGRRRWQHYQQLLMENVHLKDEGKQMEEKDWESSDKCNFCDENSNTSQQKVDNTVSENQEQSKTQNHSSESSYESEDSEDDISGKANSVNFHRSPLNVSNIPKSYFTKTQLNSMSSLESVASSVAASAMAAVAAMNNVTLGKSLSLHFSPNTAGDMIPPWYLPAASNFKLDVTSKREDNETDVVDEQPLDLSAKSCSPSNSPARSPEIPSPVVPTTQNFLMTTSSIAHTSKVPVLNTNRHIFKAKPRLSPMAGRRTYTEEELQAALRDIQSGKLGTRRAAVIYGIPRSTLRNKVYKLAMEKERDNAVHFPSITIEDKRLEEVDLPLDDKEELEERDDEDEEVEKELSAPDEDDKDAEKQFTKPVFTVEDLFRISKQAGSQLMENDSLRALLQHGKFLTEQNIKQEKDSTSTTTSNQHQQQQQQQQQQRQNQVPTPVYSIFPPGDPKIWGNLDPSSITPYLTHFMALSTRDNISSLIGHTNPYFSLQNRTPPNDSPTEVSPTFSPKFPTPAMFPELVQRMLAESKELQNSVKTESLFSSPPNESPEDANSNNLSSNALSRLPLFKPPYKNGSASESSFNIPDFNTDNKFSEGSEKSATSSPPPMSGARSDSSSPLPMNHKLGGLNLRDVIAKGIGQQFQRPGDLPLSHMASTSSIDGLHRVSFPSLSATSVIKSHSGSTMDPEDAKKLCNQIKVPLPSSASNVNSSANSGKGTRPKRGKYRNYDRDSLVEAVRAVQRGEMSVHRAGSFYGVPHSTLEYKVKERHLMRPRKREPKNPPDDLKRREDGSILRLSVNDTSKPSQHSPSPQPKIVKPPFTTPPSSLPTTPNGMKIPTLFDQPHPFAPAAPFPFWPAPFHQLAMDYSRNPAFTSTPEHVLATHFMQRMQEESAKNNQLSHTLGKTAREVAESLYDGSGFNGNFLDGVIRSSLDSDATFNEHVQRKNILEQLYRSKYLNTMNKHSGESDDESGKPNINHILMHSLLPSVVPKDTKDAAAAASKSVDDESDDKAEQSSLDEEKTAIVKDEPNIASVQNTNFNLESQIAGVDIKTEKN
- the Eip93F gene encoding mushroom body large-type Kenyon cell-specific protein 1 isoform X3, coding for MGRRRWQHYQQLLMENVHLKDEGKQMEEKDWESSDKCNFCDENSNTSQQKVDNTVSENQEQSKTQNHSSESSYESEDSEDDISGKANSVNFHRSPLNVSNIPKSYFTKTQLNSMSSLESVASSVAASAMAAVAAMNNVTLGKSLSLHFSPNTAGDMIPPWYLPAASNFKLDVTSKREDNETDVVDEQPLDLSAKSCSPSNSPARSPEIPSPVVPTTQNFLMTTSSIAHTSKVPVLNTNRHIFKAKPRLSPMAGRRTYTEEELQAALRDIQSGKLGTRRAAVIYGIPRSTLRNKVYKLAMEKERDNAVHFPSITIEDKRLEEVDLPLDDKEELEERDDEDEEVEKELSAPDEDDKDAEKQFTKPVFTVEDLFRISKQAGSQLMENDSLRALLQHGKFLTEQNIKQEKDSTSTTTSNQHQQQQQQQQQQRQNQVPTPVYSIFPPGDPKIWGNLDPSSITPYLTHFMALSTRDNISSLIGHTNPYFSLQNRTPPNDSPTEVSPTFSPKFPTPAMFPELVQRMLAESKELQNSVKTESLFSSPPNESPEDANSNNLSSNALSRLPLFKPPYKNGSASESSFNIPDFNTDNKFSEGSEKSATSSPPPMSGARSDSSSPLPMNHKLGGLNLRDVIAKGIGQQFQRPGDLPLSHMASTSSIDGLHRVSFPSLSATSVIKSHSGSTMDPEDAKKLCNQIKVPLPSSASNVNSSANSGKGTRPKRGKYRNYDRDSLVEAVRAVQRGEMSVHRAGSFYGVPHSTLEYKVKERHLMRPRKREPKNPPDDLKRREDGSILRLSVNDTSKPSQHSPSPQPKIVKPPFTTPPSSLPTTPNGMKIPTLFDQPHPFAPAAPFPFWPAPFHQLAMDYSRNPAFTSTPEHVLATHFMQRMQEESAKNNQLSHTLGKTAREVAESLYDGSGFNGNFLDGVIRSSLDSDATFNEHVQRKNILEQLYRSKYLNTMNKHSGESDDESGKPNINHILMHSLLPSVVPKDTKDAAAAASKSVDDESDDKAEQSSLDEEKTAIVKDEPNIASVQNTNFNLESQIAGVDIKTEKN